The Primulina eburnea isolate SZY01 chromosome 8, ASM2296580v1, whole genome shotgun sequence genome contains a region encoding:
- the LOC140839799 gene encoding protein SHOOT GRAVITROPISM 6-like isoform X2 — translation MTGLFQVMSVAIRELDKDDVEPHYMAKLAKIAMTELVSTKELNADWQRAGAGVLMALGSHLPDLMLEEIFLHLSSSNLAVPAMVQILADFASSDAFQFTPRLKGVLMRVLPILGNVKDIHRPIFANAFKSWCQACWQYSVDFPLSTVIDGDVTSFLNSAFELLLRVWANTRDLKVRISTVEALGQMVGLVTRRQLKSALPRLIPTILELYKKDQDIAFVATCSLNKLLNASLLSESGPPLLDFEDLTVILSTLLPVVCINSDSKQSSDFSVGLKTYNEVQHCFLTVGTVYPEDLFVFLLNKCRSKEESLTFGALSVLKHLLPRLSEAWHTKKPLLVEAVKHLLDKHNLAVREALAELIVVMASHCYLVGPPGEFFVEYLVRHCAMPDSDGEANESSKEFNQSTGSSYAVLYKKTEVKFGGVSPTNLRAICEKGLLLITVTVPVMELVLWPFLLKMIIPRIYTGAVATVCRCISELCRNKSLGDTILSDGKIRSGIPNPEDLFARLVVLLHNPLAREQLVTQILTVLYNLASIFPKNIILFWQDEIPKMKAYVSDPEDLKEDPLYQETWDDMIINFIAESLDVIQDVDWVISLGNSFSNQYELYQSDDEHSALLHRCLGILLQKVHDRTYVRAKIDLMYVQADIALPVNRLGLAKAMGLVATSHLDTVLDKLKDILDNVDQSLFRRILSFFSDRDKMEESDDVHASLALMYGYAAKYAPSTIIEARIDALVGTNMLSRLLHVHHPTAKQAVITAIGLLGQAVISAASCGKSFPLRKRDLLLDYILTLMGRDDEDEHSDSNLELLNTQCLALSACTTLISVEPKLTIETRNHVLKATLGFFGLPNDPPDVINGLVQHLITLLCAILVTSGEDGRSRAEQLLHILRQIDPYVSSSLDHQRTRGCLAAHEMLLKFRAICVGGYCSLGCQGNCTHSKQSERGLHGNVSKLPSAFASPSRDALCLGERIMLYLPRCADPNPEARNISAQIINLFFSISLSLPRSTNSILGLDIESCYSALSALEDVIAILRSDASLDPSEVFNRIVSSVCILFSKDELVAALHVSSTAICDKIRLSAEGAVQAVTEFITKRGNELSEVDISRTTQSLLSAAIHVTEKYLRHETLNVISSLAEKTSSRIVFNEVLVAAERDIATKDVSRLRGGWPIQDAFYVFSQHSVLAYSFLEHLTSILNQTSIFQGDSRKGENSNRFGEGHLDDNMLNAAVIALTAFFRGGGKVGKRAVEQNYGSVVATLVLHLGSCQNLANAGQQEPLRTLLGAFNAFCECVGDLEMGKILARNREQNEEEAWIALIGDLAGCISIKRPKEVSAICLILSKSLDQPYRFLREAAAAALSEFVRFSDCIGPILENMVEGLCRHVSNDSPTVRRLSLRGLVQMPPVHVVQYTTQILSVIVALLDDLDESVQLTAVSCLLTVLGSPSIDAVDPILLNLSVRLRNLQICMNAEIRANAFSAFGALSSYGYGTQHDAFLEQVHATFPRLVLHLHDDDLGVRRACRNTFKSVVPLLEFDGMAALVNTHRFSSDHRSDYEDFLRDLAKQFTQRMPSWVDAYMASIIQAFEAPWPVIQANAIYLCCSVISVSNDQHISSIYHSQVFGILVGKISQSSDAIVRATCSLALGLLLKSTYPSSWKVARLDPGNSILAGSESDSSRRT, via the exons aTGTTGGAGGAAATATTTCTTCATTTGTCCAGTTCAAATTTAGCTGTTCCAGCAATGGTTCAAATACTTGCAGACTTTGCTTCATCTGATG CCTTTCAGTTCACTCCACGGCTTAAAGGTGTACTTATGAGAGTTCTGCCCATTCTAGGAAATGTGAAAGACATCCACCGGCCAATCTTTGCTAACG CTTTCAAGTCTTGGTGCCAGGCCTGTTGGCAATATAGTGTTGATTTTCCATTGTCTACAGTTATTGATGGTGATGTCAC GTCTTTCCTGAACTCCGCATTTGAGCTTTTGTTGAGAGTTTGGGCCAATACAAGGGATCTCAAG GTCCGCATATCTACAGTGGAGGCTTTGGGTCAGATGGTTGGTCTTGTAACTAGGAGACAACTGAAATCGGCTTTGCCAAGGCTCATACCCACTATTTTGGAATT GTATAAGAAGGATCAAGATATTGCCTTTGTGGCAACATGTAGTCTCAACAAGCTCCTGAATGCATCTCTACTTTCTGAAAGTGGTCCACCGTTGCTTGATTTTGAG GACCTTACTGTCATTTTATCAACGCTTCTTCCAGTGGTTTGCATCAATAGTGACAGTAAGCAGAGTTCTGATTTTTCAGTGGGACTAAAG ACTTACAATGAAGTTCAACATTGCTTTCTCACGGTTGGTACGGTTTACCCAGAGGATCTTTTTGTCTTTCTTCTCAAT AAATGCAGGTCGAAAGAAGAATCTCTGACTTTTGGTGCACTATCTGTCCTGAAGCACCTTCTGCCGAG ATTGTCTGAAGCTTGGCACACCAAAAAGCCCTTGCTGGTTGAAGCAGTGAAACATTTGTTAGACAAGCATAATTTGGCTGTTCGCGAAGCACTTGCAGAG TTAATTGTCGTTATGGCTTCCCACTGTTACTTGGTTGGTCCACCAGGAGAGTTCTTTGTAGAATATCTTGTACGACACTGTGCGATGCCTGATTCGGACGGTGAAGCCAATGAGAGCTCCAAGGAATTCAATCAGTCGACTGGCTCATCATATGCTGTCCTATACAAGAAGACAGAG GTAAAATTTGGAGGCGTCAGTCCAACAAATTTACGGGCAATTTGTGAAAAAGGTCTTCTTTTGATAACAGTAACTGTTCCTGTGATGGAG CTTGTGCTCTGGCCATTTTTGCTGAAAATGATCATTCCACGAATTTATACTGGTGCTGTTGCCACG GTTTGCAGATGCATCTCAGAATTATGCAGAAACAAAAGTCTAGGTGATACGATTCTTTCTGATGGTAAAATTCGTAGCGGTATTCCTAATCCTGAG GATCTTTTTGCACGGCTTGTGGTACTTCTTCACAATCCATTGGCGAGGGAGCAGTTGGTGACTCAGATTTTAACA GTCCTGTATAACTTAGCTTCTATATTTCCCAAGAATATTATTCTGTTTTGGCAAGATGAG ATTCCCAAAATGAAAGCTTATGTGAGTGATCCGGAAGACCTAAAGGAGGATCCATTATATCAAGAGACATGGGATGACATGATTATCAAC TTTATTGCAGAATCTTTGGATGTGATTCAAGATGTTGATTGGGTGATCTCTCTAGGAAATTCATTCTCAAATCAATATGAACTTTATCAATCGGATGATGAACATTCTGCGCTGCTTCACCG GTGTCTTGGCATATTGCTGCAGAAAGTTCATGACAGAACCTATGTTCGGGCTAAAATTGATTTGATGTACGTGCAAGCTGATATCGCTTTGCCCGTGAATAGACTTGGTTTGGCTAAGGCAATGGGATTG GTTGCCACTTCGCACTTGGACACAGTTCTGGATAAGTTGAAAGACATTCTTGATAATGTTGATCAGAGCCTCTTCCGAAG AATTCTGTCATTCTTTTCTGATAGAGACAAAATGGAAGAATCAGATGATGTTCATGCTTCTTTGGCTCTTATGTATGGATATGCTGCGAAATATGCTCCATCAACAATTATTGAAGCCAGAATAGATGCACTTGTG GGGACTAATATGCTTTCTCGTCTCCTTCATGTACACCATCCCACAGCGAAGCAGGCAGTTATAACTGCTATTGGTTTGCTAG GCCAGGCTGTCATTTCTGCTGCTTCATGTGGTAAATCATTCCCATTGAGAAAGAGAGATCTGCTACTTGACTACATCTTAACTTTGATGGGTCGTGACGATGAAGATGAACATTCTGATTCTAATCTGGAGCTTCTAAACACTCAG TGCCTTGCTTTAAGTGCTTGTACTACTTTGATTTCTGTGGAGCCTAAATTGACGATTGAAACAAGAAACCATGTTCTAAAG GCCACCTTAGGGTTTTTTGGTTTACCAAATGATCCGCCTGATGTCATAAATGGGCTCGTACAACACCTTATTACTCTCTTGTGTGCTATTCTTGTTACAAG TGGAGAGGATGGAAGAAGTCGAGCAGAACAGCTACTGCATATCTTGAGACAGATTGATCCCTATGTTTCCTCCTCTCTTGATCATCAAAGAACAAGAGGTTGTCTCGCGGCTCACGAGATGCTTCTTAAGTTCCGGGCGATATGCGTTGGTGGATACTGTTCACTTGGCTGCCAAGGAAATTGCACCCACTCCAAACAAAGCGAACGTGGTTTGCATGGAAATGTTTCAAAGTTACCAT CTGCATTTGCGTCTCCAAGTCGTGATGCTTTGTGCCTGGGGGAGAGGATCATGTTATATCTTCCTCGCTGCGCTGATCCAAATCCTGAAGCTAGAAACATTTCTGCACAG attattaatttatttttcagtatATCTCTTTCATTACCAAGGTCTACAAACTCTATTCTTGGACTTGATATTGAATCGTGTTATAGTGCTTTGTCTGCATTAGAGGATGTTATTGCTATCTTAAGGAGT gatgcttcacttGATCCATCAGAGGTATTTAACAGGATTGTTTCCtctgtatgtatattattttccAAAGATGAG CTTGTTGCTGCACTACATGTTTCCTCAACAGCTATCTGTGACAAAATCAGGCTATCTGCGGAAGGGGCAGTTCAAGCTGTGACCGAGTTCATCACAAAGAGGGGAAATGAGCTGAGCGAGGTTGATATCTCAAG GACCACACAGTCTTTGCTCTCTGCTGCAATTCATGTAACTGAGAAATACCTACGTCACGAAACTCTTAATGTT ATATCCTCTCTTGCTGAGAAAACCAGCTCAAGAATTGTTTTCAATGAAGTCTTGGTTGCTGCCGAGAGAGATATAGCCACCAAAGATGTATCTAGACTACGTGGTGGCTGGCCAATCCAGGATGCATTTTAT GTGTTTTCCCAGCATTCAGTACTTGCATATTCATTCCTGGAGCATTTAACTTCTATTCTGAATCAGACATCTATCTTTCAAGGTGACTCTAGGAAGGGAGAAAATTCCAACAGGTTTGGGGAAGGTCATTTGGATGATAATATGTTGAACGCTGCTGTTATAGCACTTACAGCATTCTTCAG AGGTGGTGGTAAAGTTGGAAAAAGGGCCGTCGAGCAAAACTATGGTTCTGTCGTTGCAACCCTGGTGCTTCACTTGGGAAGTTGTCAAAATTTAGCGAATGCTGGTCAGCAGGAGCCACTACG CACACTTCTGGGTGCATTCAATGCATTCTGTGAATGCGTTGGCGATCTGGAGATGGGAAAG ATTCTGGCTAGAAACAGAGAACAAAATGAAGAGGAGGCATGGATTGCTCTCATCGGGGACCTGGCTGGGTGTATTTCAATAAAAAGGCCGAAAGAG GTCTCTGCAATATGTTTGATTCTCAGCAAATCCTTAGACCAGCCATACAGATTTTTGAGGGAAGCCGCCGCCGCTGCGTTGTCGGAGTTTGTGAGGTTTAG TGATTGCATTGGTCCTATATTGGAGAACATGGTTGAAGGACTGTGTCGACATGTTTCTAATGATTCCCCAACTGTTAGACGCCTAAGTTTGAGAGGACTTGTCCAG ATGCCACCAGTCCATGTTGTCCAGTATACCACTCAAATTCTGAGTGTCATAGTTGCTTTGCTGGATGATCTAGATGAATCAGTTCAGCTTACTGCTGTCTCATGTTTGCTCACG GTTCTTGGATCACCTTCCATTGATGCGGTGGATCCCATTTTGCTGAACCTATCTGTTCGGCTTCGCAATCTTCAA ATATGCATGAATGCTGAAATCAGAGCCAATGCATTTTCAGCATTTGGAGCACTGAGCAGCTATGGGTATGGGACGCAGCATGACGCATTCCTTGAGCAG GTTCATGCAACCTTTCCACGTCTAGTGTTACATCTTCATGATGATGATCTTGGGGTACGACGAGCTTGCCGG AACACTTTCAAATCCGTTGTTCCTCTGTTGGAATTTGATGGTATGGCTGCTCTTGTCAACACTCATCGTTTTAGTTCTGATCATCG AAGTGACTACGAAGATTTCCTGAGAGACTTGGCTAAGCAATTTACTCAGCGTATGCCTTCCTGGGTTGATGCATACATGGCTTCAATAATACAG GCTTTTGAAGCTCCTTGGCCGGTAATACAAGCCAACGCTATTTATTTGTGTTGCAGTGTCATTTCGGTTTCAAATGATCAGCATATTTCCTCCATTTACCACAGCCAG GTGTTCGGAATATTGGTTGGAAAGATAAGCCAGTCATCTGACGCAATTGTTAGAGCTACATGTTCCTTGGCCCTTGGTTTATTACTGAAGTCAACGTATCCAAGTTCATGGAAAGTTGCTCGGCTCGATCCAGGGAACTCTATCCTAGCGGGAAGTGAGTCTGATTCTTCTAGGAGGACTTGA
- the LOC140839799 gene encoding protein SHOOT GRAVITROPISM 6-like isoform X4 encodes MLEEIFLHLSSSNLAVPAMVQILADFASSDAFQFTPRLKGVLMRVLPILGNVKDIHRPIFANAFKSWCQACWQYSVDFPLSTVIDGDVTSFLNSAFELLLRVWANTRDLKVRISTVEALGQMVGLVTRRQLKSALPRLIPTILELYKKDQDIAFVATCSLNKLLNASLLSESGPPLLDFEDLTVILSTLLPVVCINSDSKQSSDFSVGLKTYNEVQHCFLTVGTVYPEDLFVFLLNKCRSKEESLTFGALSVLKHLLPRLSEAWHTKKPLLVEAVKHLLDKHNLAVREALAELIVVMASHCYLVGPPGEFFVEYLVRHCAMPDSDGEANESSKEFNQSTGSSYAVLYKKTEVKFGGVSPTNLRAICEKGLLLITVTVPVMELVLWPFLLKMIIPRIYTGAVATVCRCISELCRNKSLGDTILSDGKIRSGIPNPEDLFARLVVLLHNPLAREQLVTQILTVLYNLASIFPKNIILFWQDEIPKMKAYVSDPEDLKEDPLYQETWDDMIINFIAESLDVIQDVDWVISLGNSFSNQYELYQSDDEHSALLHRCLGILLQKVHDRTYVRAKIDLMYVQADIALPVNRLGLAKAMGLVATSHLDTVLDKLKDILDNVDQSLFRRILSFFSDRDKMEESDDVHASLALMYGYAAKYAPSTIIEARIDALVGTNMLSRLLHVHHPTAKQAVITAIGLLGQAVISAASCGKSFPLRKRDLLLDYILTLMGRDDEDEHSDSNLELLNTQCLALSACTTLISVEPKLTIETRNHVLKATLGFFGLPNDPPDVINGLVQHLITLLCAILVTSGEDGRSRAEQLLHILRQIDPYVSSSLDHQRTRGCLAAHEMLLKFRAICVGGYCSLGCQGNCTHSKQSERGLHGNVSKLPSAFASPSRDALCLGERIMLYLPRCADPNPEARNISAQIINLFFSISLSLPRSTNSILGLDIESCYSALSALEDVIAILRSDASLDPSEVFNRIVSSVCILFSKDELVAALHVSSTAICDKIRLSAEGAVQAVTEFITKRGNELSEVDISRTTQSLLSAAIHVTEKYLRHETLNVISSLAEKTSSRIVFNEVLVAAERDIATKDVSRLRGGWPIQDAFYVFSQHSVLAYSFLEHLTSILNQTSIFQGDSRKGENSNRFGEGHLDDNMLNAAVIALTAFFRGGGKVGKRAVEQNYGSVVATLVLHLGSCQNLANAGQQEPLRTLLGAFNAFCECVGDLEMGKILARNREQNEEEAWIALIGDLAGCISIKRPKEVSAICLILSKSLDQPYRFLREAAAAALSEFVRFSDCIGPILENMVEGLCRHVSNDSPTVRRLSLRGLVQMPPVHVVQYTTQILSVIVALLDDLDESVQLTAVSCLLTVLGSPSIDAVDPILLNLSVRLRNLQICMNAEIRANAFSAFGALSSYGYGTQHDAFLEQVHATFPRLVLHLHDDDLGVRRACRNTFKSVVPLLEFDGMAALVNTHRFSSDHRSDYEDFLRDLAKQFTQRMPSWVDAYMASIIQAFEAPWPVIQANAIYLCCSVISVSNDQHISSIYHSQVFGILVGKISQSSDAIVRATCSLALGLLLKSTYPSSWKVARLDPGNSILAGSESDSSRRT; translated from the exons aTGTTGGAGGAAATATTTCTTCATTTGTCCAGTTCAAATTTAGCTGTTCCAGCAATGGTTCAAATACTTGCAGACTTTGCTTCATCTGATG CCTTTCAGTTCACTCCACGGCTTAAAGGTGTACTTATGAGAGTTCTGCCCATTCTAGGAAATGTGAAAGACATCCACCGGCCAATCTTTGCTAACG CTTTCAAGTCTTGGTGCCAGGCCTGTTGGCAATATAGTGTTGATTTTCCATTGTCTACAGTTATTGATGGTGATGTCAC GTCTTTCCTGAACTCCGCATTTGAGCTTTTGTTGAGAGTTTGGGCCAATACAAGGGATCTCAAG GTCCGCATATCTACAGTGGAGGCTTTGGGTCAGATGGTTGGTCTTGTAACTAGGAGACAACTGAAATCGGCTTTGCCAAGGCTCATACCCACTATTTTGGAATT GTATAAGAAGGATCAAGATATTGCCTTTGTGGCAACATGTAGTCTCAACAAGCTCCTGAATGCATCTCTACTTTCTGAAAGTGGTCCACCGTTGCTTGATTTTGAG GACCTTACTGTCATTTTATCAACGCTTCTTCCAGTGGTTTGCATCAATAGTGACAGTAAGCAGAGTTCTGATTTTTCAGTGGGACTAAAG ACTTACAATGAAGTTCAACATTGCTTTCTCACGGTTGGTACGGTTTACCCAGAGGATCTTTTTGTCTTTCTTCTCAAT AAATGCAGGTCGAAAGAAGAATCTCTGACTTTTGGTGCACTATCTGTCCTGAAGCACCTTCTGCCGAG ATTGTCTGAAGCTTGGCACACCAAAAAGCCCTTGCTGGTTGAAGCAGTGAAACATTTGTTAGACAAGCATAATTTGGCTGTTCGCGAAGCACTTGCAGAG TTAATTGTCGTTATGGCTTCCCACTGTTACTTGGTTGGTCCACCAGGAGAGTTCTTTGTAGAATATCTTGTACGACACTGTGCGATGCCTGATTCGGACGGTGAAGCCAATGAGAGCTCCAAGGAATTCAATCAGTCGACTGGCTCATCATATGCTGTCCTATACAAGAAGACAGAG GTAAAATTTGGAGGCGTCAGTCCAACAAATTTACGGGCAATTTGTGAAAAAGGTCTTCTTTTGATAACAGTAACTGTTCCTGTGATGGAG CTTGTGCTCTGGCCATTTTTGCTGAAAATGATCATTCCACGAATTTATACTGGTGCTGTTGCCACG GTTTGCAGATGCATCTCAGAATTATGCAGAAACAAAAGTCTAGGTGATACGATTCTTTCTGATGGTAAAATTCGTAGCGGTATTCCTAATCCTGAG GATCTTTTTGCACGGCTTGTGGTACTTCTTCACAATCCATTGGCGAGGGAGCAGTTGGTGACTCAGATTTTAACA GTCCTGTATAACTTAGCTTCTATATTTCCCAAGAATATTATTCTGTTTTGGCAAGATGAG ATTCCCAAAATGAAAGCTTATGTGAGTGATCCGGAAGACCTAAAGGAGGATCCATTATATCAAGAGACATGGGATGACATGATTATCAAC TTTATTGCAGAATCTTTGGATGTGATTCAAGATGTTGATTGGGTGATCTCTCTAGGAAATTCATTCTCAAATCAATATGAACTTTATCAATCGGATGATGAACATTCTGCGCTGCTTCACCG GTGTCTTGGCATATTGCTGCAGAAAGTTCATGACAGAACCTATGTTCGGGCTAAAATTGATTTGATGTACGTGCAAGCTGATATCGCTTTGCCCGTGAATAGACTTGGTTTGGCTAAGGCAATGGGATTG GTTGCCACTTCGCACTTGGACACAGTTCTGGATAAGTTGAAAGACATTCTTGATAATGTTGATCAGAGCCTCTTCCGAAG AATTCTGTCATTCTTTTCTGATAGAGACAAAATGGAAGAATCAGATGATGTTCATGCTTCTTTGGCTCTTATGTATGGATATGCTGCGAAATATGCTCCATCAACAATTATTGAAGCCAGAATAGATGCACTTGTG GGGACTAATATGCTTTCTCGTCTCCTTCATGTACACCATCCCACAGCGAAGCAGGCAGTTATAACTGCTATTGGTTTGCTAG GCCAGGCTGTCATTTCTGCTGCTTCATGTGGTAAATCATTCCCATTGAGAAAGAGAGATCTGCTACTTGACTACATCTTAACTTTGATGGGTCGTGACGATGAAGATGAACATTCTGATTCTAATCTGGAGCTTCTAAACACTCAG TGCCTTGCTTTAAGTGCTTGTACTACTTTGATTTCTGTGGAGCCTAAATTGACGATTGAAACAAGAAACCATGTTCTAAAG GCCACCTTAGGGTTTTTTGGTTTACCAAATGATCCGCCTGATGTCATAAATGGGCTCGTACAACACCTTATTACTCTCTTGTGTGCTATTCTTGTTACAAG TGGAGAGGATGGAAGAAGTCGAGCAGAACAGCTACTGCATATCTTGAGACAGATTGATCCCTATGTTTCCTCCTCTCTTGATCATCAAAGAACAAGAGGTTGTCTCGCGGCTCACGAGATGCTTCTTAAGTTCCGGGCGATATGCGTTGGTGGATACTGTTCACTTGGCTGCCAAGGAAATTGCACCCACTCCAAACAAAGCGAACGTGGTTTGCATGGAAATGTTTCAAAGTTACCAT CTGCATTTGCGTCTCCAAGTCGTGATGCTTTGTGCCTGGGGGAGAGGATCATGTTATATCTTCCTCGCTGCGCTGATCCAAATCCTGAAGCTAGAAACATTTCTGCACAG attattaatttatttttcagtatATCTCTTTCATTACCAAGGTCTACAAACTCTATTCTTGGACTTGATATTGAATCGTGTTATAGTGCTTTGTCTGCATTAGAGGATGTTATTGCTATCTTAAGGAGT gatgcttcacttGATCCATCAGAGGTATTTAACAGGATTGTTTCCtctgtatgtatattattttccAAAGATGAG CTTGTTGCTGCACTACATGTTTCCTCAACAGCTATCTGTGACAAAATCAGGCTATCTGCGGAAGGGGCAGTTCAAGCTGTGACCGAGTTCATCACAAAGAGGGGAAATGAGCTGAGCGAGGTTGATATCTCAAG GACCACACAGTCTTTGCTCTCTGCTGCAATTCATGTAACTGAGAAATACCTACGTCACGAAACTCTTAATGTT ATATCCTCTCTTGCTGAGAAAACCAGCTCAAGAATTGTTTTCAATGAAGTCTTGGTTGCTGCCGAGAGAGATATAGCCACCAAAGATGTATCTAGACTACGTGGTGGCTGGCCAATCCAGGATGCATTTTAT GTGTTTTCCCAGCATTCAGTACTTGCATATTCATTCCTGGAGCATTTAACTTCTATTCTGAATCAGACATCTATCTTTCAAGGTGACTCTAGGAAGGGAGAAAATTCCAACAGGTTTGGGGAAGGTCATTTGGATGATAATATGTTGAACGCTGCTGTTATAGCACTTACAGCATTCTTCAG AGGTGGTGGTAAAGTTGGAAAAAGGGCCGTCGAGCAAAACTATGGTTCTGTCGTTGCAACCCTGGTGCTTCACTTGGGAAGTTGTCAAAATTTAGCGAATGCTGGTCAGCAGGAGCCACTACG CACACTTCTGGGTGCATTCAATGCATTCTGTGAATGCGTTGGCGATCTGGAGATGGGAAAG ATTCTGGCTAGAAACAGAGAACAAAATGAAGAGGAGGCATGGATTGCTCTCATCGGGGACCTGGCTGGGTGTATTTCAATAAAAAGGCCGAAAGAG GTCTCTGCAATATGTTTGATTCTCAGCAAATCCTTAGACCAGCCATACAGATTTTTGAGGGAAGCCGCCGCCGCTGCGTTGTCGGAGTTTGTGAGGTTTAG TGATTGCATTGGTCCTATATTGGAGAACATGGTTGAAGGACTGTGTCGACATGTTTCTAATGATTCCCCAACTGTTAGACGCCTAAGTTTGAGAGGACTTGTCCAG ATGCCACCAGTCCATGTTGTCCAGTATACCACTCAAATTCTGAGTGTCATAGTTGCTTTGCTGGATGATCTAGATGAATCAGTTCAGCTTACTGCTGTCTCATGTTTGCTCACG GTTCTTGGATCACCTTCCATTGATGCGGTGGATCCCATTTTGCTGAACCTATCTGTTCGGCTTCGCAATCTTCAA ATATGCATGAATGCTGAAATCAGAGCCAATGCATTTTCAGCATTTGGAGCACTGAGCAGCTATGGGTATGGGACGCAGCATGACGCATTCCTTGAGCAG GTTCATGCAACCTTTCCACGTCTAGTGTTACATCTTCATGATGATGATCTTGGGGTACGACGAGCTTGCCGG AACACTTTCAAATCCGTTGTTCCTCTGTTGGAATTTGATGGTATGGCTGCTCTTGTCAACACTCATCGTTTTAGTTCTGATCATCG AAGTGACTACGAAGATTTCCTGAGAGACTTGGCTAAGCAATTTACTCAGCGTATGCCTTCCTGGGTTGATGCATACATGGCTTCAATAATACAG GCTTTTGAAGCTCCTTGGCCGGTAATACAAGCCAACGCTATTTATTTGTGTTGCAGTGTCATTTCGGTTTCAAATGATCAGCATATTTCCTCCATTTACCACAGCCAG GTGTTCGGAATATTGGTTGGAAAGATAAGCCAGTCATCTGACGCAATTGTTAGAGCTACATGTTCCTTGGCCCTTGGTTTATTACTGAAGTCAACGTATCCAAGTTCATGGAAAGTTGCTCGGCTCGATCCAGGGAACTCTATCCTAGCGGGAAGTGAGTCTGATTCTTCTAGGAGGACTTGA